A single genomic interval of Schistocerca americana isolate TAMUIC-IGC-003095 chromosome 2, iqSchAmer2.1, whole genome shotgun sequence harbors:
- the LOC124595796 gene encoding ras-related protein Rap-2c translates to MREFKVVVLGSGGVGKSALTVQFVSGCFMEKYDPTIEDFYRKEIEVDNSPCVLEILDTAGTEQFASMRDLYIKNGQGFVVVYSLTNHQTFQDIKTMKDLITRVKGTEKVPILLVGNKVDLEHQREVATSEGSGLAQMWGCPFVEASAKNRTNVNEMFAEIVRQMNFSPEKEKKSYCCCTVL, encoded by the coding sequence ATGCGCGAGTTCAAAGTTGTCGTCCTCGGTTCGGGCGGGGTTGGCAAAAGTGCTCTCACCGTCCAGTTTGTGTCTGGTTGTTTCATGGAAAAATATGATCCTACGATTGAAGATTTCTACAGGAAGGAAATAGAAGTCGACAATTCGCCGTGTGTGCTGGAAATTCTGGATACAGCCGGTACAGAACAGTTCGCGAGTATGCGCGACCTGTACATCAAGAATGGACAAGGGTTTGTTGTGGTGTATAGCCTGACAAACCATCAAACGTTCCAAGACATCAAAACAATGAAGGACTTGATCACTCGCGTTAAAGGGACAGAAAAAGTACCTATATTACTGGTAGGAAATAAGGTAGACCTCGAGCACCAGAGGGAGGTAGCGACGAGTGAAGGTAGTGGTTTAGCGCAGATGTGGGGATGCCCATTTGTGGAAGCAAGTGCCAAAAACAGGACAAATGTCAATGAAATGTTTGCCGAAATAGTCAGGCAAATGAATTTCAGCCccgaaaaagaaaagaagagcTACTGCTGCTGCACTGTTCTGTAA